From the Vibrio metoecus genome, one window contains:
- the hrpB gene encoding ATP-dependent helicase HrpB, which produces MSPLPIIEVMPKLLSGITDFPQLILKAAPGAGKSTYFPLQLLQAGLFHGKIIMLEPRRLAARNIARYLAQQLGEEVGQSVGYRVRGENRVSRATQLEIVTEGVMTRMLQNDPELDGVDVLIFDEFHERSIHADTALALALEVQSALREDLKIVVMSATLDQQALQNLLPQASYVESQGRGFPIEIRYQAMRVDEPLVAAMQRQIRHLLQHETGSLLAFLPGAASINQLTEQLSDLASEVEICPLYGQMEFAAQQRAIAPAAAGRRKVVLATNIAETSLTIEGIRIVLDSGLERSARFDLKTGITRLEQVRIAQSSAEQRAGRAGRLEPGICVRLYSEAQLKQQPWVPEPEMLHTDLAPLALELAQWGAQPSDLAWLNLPPSSAFVQAQQLLQRLGLLDARTQLTAAGKEAHSLGVDPRIAAMLLRADRLGESALQSALALAVLLEEPERQVIDVQHSLHRWQQGRHPKQKLLIQRAQSLAHKLDTAFSLSSVESAWLPLVACLAFPDRIAQQRGQQTGQFLLANGHGAWLAMEERLSAADYLVALDLMRGQTQASQIFSALELDIHALERLLPALISRVEQVDWDEKAGRLSAEAQWRIDQLVLRREKLPEPDKQKMTQALLSYVRRKGLTVLQWSEDASEWLARARCAAEWLPEEAWPDLDDEALLAHLELWLEPYLAGVTSVKGLQNVSVLQALKHYLGWDLSQQLDEWLPTHHLLPTGNHKKIRYQLGMEPTLSVRMQEVFGEQSSPRVAKGTRAVVMELLSPAQRPLQVTRDLASFWAGAYKEVQKEMKGRYPKHVWPDDPANHVATSKTKRQLNA; this is translated from the coding sequence TTGTCACCACTGCCCATTATTGAGGTGATGCCGAAGCTGTTGTCCGGTATCACCGACTTTCCACAACTCATCCTCAAAGCCGCGCCCGGTGCCGGTAAGTCCACCTACTTTCCGTTGCAGTTACTGCAAGCGGGGCTGTTCCACGGCAAAATCATTATGCTGGAGCCACGGCGTTTGGCTGCGCGCAACATTGCCCGCTATTTGGCGCAGCAACTGGGTGAAGAGGTTGGGCAGAGCGTAGGGTATCGGGTGCGTGGTGAAAACCGAGTCAGCCGAGCCACTCAGTTGGAGATTGTGACTGAAGGCGTTATGACGCGCATGCTACAAAACGATCCGGAACTGGATGGCGTAGATGTGCTGATTTTCGATGAATTTCATGAGCGCAGCATTCACGCTGATACTGCCTTGGCGTTGGCGCTTGAAGTGCAGTCTGCGCTGCGGGAAGATTTAAAAATCGTGGTGATGTCGGCCACACTCGATCAGCAAGCTTTGCAAAACTTACTGCCGCAAGCGAGTTATGTTGAGTCACAAGGTCGTGGTTTCCCGATAGAGATTCGCTATCAAGCTATGCGGGTTGATGAACCGTTGGTGGCGGCGATGCAGCGACAAATTCGTCATCTTTTGCAGCACGAAACGGGCTCATTGCTGGCCTTTTTGCCCGGTGCCGCCAGCATCAACCAGTTAACCGAACAGTTAAGTGATTTGGCTAGCGAGGTTGAAATCTGCCCTTTGTATGGACAGATGGAGTTCGCCGCGCAGCAACGTGCGATTGCTCCCGCGGCGGCGGGGCGGCGCAAAGTGGTCTTGGCGACCAATATTGCTGAAACCTCGCTGACCATCGAAGGTATTCGCATAGTGCTAGATAGTGGACTTGAGCGCAGTGCGCGGTTTGACCTCAAAACTGGCATTACCCGCCTTGAACAAGTGCGGATTGCGCAGTCTTCAGCTGAACAGCGGGCAGGGCGTGCCGGACGTTTAGAGCCGGGGATTTGTGTGCGTTTATACAGCGAAGCGCAGCTTAAGCAGCAGCCTTGGGTGCCGGAGCCCGAAATGCTACACACGGACTTAGCGCCACTGGCGTTAGAACTCGCGCAATGGGGTGCGCAACCTAGCGACTTGGCTTGGTTGAACTTGCCACCGAGCAGTGCGTTTGTGCAGGCGCAGCAACTGTTGCAGCGTCTTGGTCTTTTGGATGCACGCACGCAACTCACTGCGGCGGGTAAAGAGGCGCACTCACTGGGCGTTGATCCGCGGATTGCCGCGATGCTGCTGCGCGCCGATCGCTTAGGTGAGTCGGCCTTGCAAAGCGCTTTAGCGTTGGCGGTGTTACTTGAAGAGCCGGAACGGCAAGTGATTGATGTACAACATAGCTTGCACCGCTGGCAGCAAGGTCGTCATCCCAAACAAAAACTGCTAATTCAACGCGCCCAATCTTTGGCGCACAAACTCGATACGGCATTTTCACTCTCCTCTGTTGAGTCAGCATGGCTGCCTTTAGTGGCGTGTTTGGCCTTTCCAGATCGAATTGCCCAGCAGCGTGGCCAACAAACAGGGCAATTTTTACTCGCCAATGGTCACGGCGCTTGGCTAGCGATGGAAGAACGTTTGTCCGCCGCCGATTATCTGGTCGCCTTGGATTTAATGCGCGGCCAAACCCAAGCCAGTCAAATTTTCAGCGCGCTTGAGCTCGATATCCACGCGCTTGAGCGCCTATTGCCAGCGCTGATTTCTCGTGTCGAACAAGTGGATTGGGATGAAAAAGCCGGCCGCCTGAGCGCGGAAGCGCAGTGGCGAATCGATCAACTGGTGCTTCGCCGTGAAAAGCTGCCAGAACCCGATAAACAAAAAATGACACAAGCTTTGCTGAGCTATGTACGGCGCAAAGGCTTAACAGTGTTACAGTGGAGCGAAGACGCGAGCGAGTGGCTTGCCCGTGCACGCTGCGCCGCCGAATGGCTGCCGGAAGAGGCATGGCCAGATCTGGATGATGAAGCGCTACTTGCGCACCTCGAACTGTGGTTAGAGCCGTATTTGGCCGGCGTAACCTCGGTGAAAGGTTTGCAGAATGTCTCTGTTCTTCAAGCGCTCAAACATTATCTTGGCTGGGATCTCAGTCAGCAGCTTGACGAGTGGCTGCCAACCCATCATTTGCTGCCAACGGGGAATCATAAAAAAATCCGTTATCAGTTAGGGATGGAGCCTACGCTCTCGGTGCGCATGCAGGAAGTGTTTGGCGAGCAAAGTTCACCGCGTGTTGCCAAAGGGACGCGTGCGGTGGTGATGGAATTGCTTTCTCCCGCGCAGCGCCCGTTGCAAGTTACCCGCGATCTCGCCAGTTTTTGGGCGGGAGCGTATAAAGAAGTGCAAAAAGAGATGAAAGGCCGCTACCCGAAACATGTGTGGCCGGATGATCCTGCCAATCATGTGGCAACCAGTAAAACCAAACGACAATTGAACGCATGA
- the mrcB gene encoding penicillin-binding protein 1B — MTRKSSNKPRTRKARSGKSASSSKLQVWLGRIWSIGWKVALALAAVLVFIGIYLDSMIKQRFEGQLFDLPTVVYARILTLEPGGGLSLPELRNELDVLNYRKVAQPRFPGEYSSSSTRIELIRRPFEFADGPEPDRRVMLTFDGSGLSKIESLEQKRELGYLRLEPKLMGMLEKDSSEQRLFLRREQFPEVLVDALLVTEDRDFYQHDGVSPLAIGRAMVVNLKAGRTVQGGSTLTQQLAKNIFLSSDRTLWRKLREAYMALIIDYRYSKDRILEAYLNEVYLGQSGADAIHGFGLASRLYFGQPLQELRIDQLALLVGMVKGPSYYNPMRFAERARERRDLVLKLMMEHDILTAQEYQQAVTRPLDVQKTAQIAGRQPAYFQQVSIELKEKLGDKFKADSGLRVFTSLDPVSQSKLEQAINDQIPQLAKTAGKDLEAAAISVDRNSGEIRAMVGGKRTGYDGFNRVLNASRQIGSLVKPAVYLTALTHPDQYNLATTLEDKPITLKGSEGSAWTPRNYDRKYRGEVPLYQALAQSLNVPTVALGMKLGIDQVSATLGKLGVNRDEIRPVPSMLLGSFSLTPYQVAQMYQTLTNSGKKAPLSALRSVLDLDGNVLYESLPKVSQAVDQQAAWLTTYAMKQGVQEGTGRYLNAQFSSAALAGKTGTTNDNRDSWFVGVDGREVTTIWLGRDDNQPTKLTGASGALRVYAQYLKYRIPEKLQLPWPEGITTFGFAKQAQGGLTLDCDNAFKLPIWDNQQQLKQQCENRPTEWLKKLFPW; from the coding sequence ATGACAAGAAAAAGTAGTAACAAGCCGCGCACCCGCAAAGCGCGCAGTGGTAAAAGCGCCTCTTCCTCCAAGCTGCAAGTTTGGCTAGGTCGGATCTGGAGCATCGGTTGGAAAGTGGCACTGGCGCTAGCCGCCGTGTTGGTTTTTATTGGTATTTATCTCGATTCGATGATCAAACAGCGCTTTGAAGGGCAGTTGTTTGATTTGCCAACCGTGGTGTATGCGCGCATTTTGACGCTTGAACCTGGCGGTGGCTTGAGCTTACCAGAGCTACGTAATGAGCTCGATGTGCTTAATTACCGTAAGGTCGCGCAGCCCCGTTTTCCCGGAGAATACTCTTCTTCTTCCACTCGAATTGAACTGATCCGCCGTCCGTTTGAATTTGCCGATGGTCCAGAGCCGGATCGCCGCGTTATGCTCACCTTTGATGGTAGCGGTTTAAGCAAAATCGAATCATTAGAGCAAAAGCGCGAGTTAGGCTACTTGCGTTTAGAGCCGAAATTGATGGGGATGCTAGAAAAAGATTCGTCAGAGCAGCGACTTTTTTTACGCCGTGAGCAATTCCCCGAAGTGTTGGTAGATGCACTCTTAGTGACCGAAGATCGCGATTTTTATCAGCACGATGGTGTATCACCACTCGCGATTGGTCGCGCTATGGTGGTCAACCTTAAAGCGGGGCGCACGGTGCAAGGGGGGAGTACCTTGACCCAGCAGCTTGCTAAAAACATCTTCCTTTCCAGTGATCGCACCTTGTGGCGCAAGCTGCGCGAAGCCTATATGGCCCTGATCATCGATTATCGCTACAGCAAAGATCGCATTCTTGAAGCCTATCTCAATGAGGTTTATTTAGGTCAAAGTGGCGCGGATGCGATCCACGGTTTTGGGCTGGCTTCACGGCTCTATTTTGGTCAGCCGCTGCAAGAGTTACGGATTGATCAATTGGCATTGTTGGTCGGCATGGTCAAAGGGCCTTCTTATTACAATCCGATGCGCTTTGCTGAGCGCGCTCGTGAGCGGCGCGATCTGGTGCTCAAGTTGATGATGGAGCACGATATTCTGACCGCGCAAGAGTACCAACAGGCTGTGACTCGTCCGTTGGATGTGCAGAAAACGGCGCAAATTGCCGGTCGGCAGCCAGCCTACTTTCAGCAAGTCTCAATTGAGCTAAAAGAAAAACTGGGGGACAAATTCAAAGCCGACTCTGGGTTGCGTGTGTTCACCTCGCTGGATCCAGTTTCTCAGTCCAAGCTTGAGCAAGCGATTAACGATCAGATCCCGCAATTAGCCAAAACAGCAGGGAAAGATCTCGAAGCTGCGGCGATTTCGGTGGATCGTAACAGTGGAGAAATTCGCGCCATGGTTGGCGGTAAGCGCACGGGTTACGATGGTTTTAACCGCGTGCTTAATGCCAGCCGACAAATCGGCTCTCTGGTTAAGCCTGCGGTTTATCTCACGGCGCTAACTCATCCTGATCAATACAATCTGGCCACGACACTGGAAGATAAACCGATCACTTTAAAAGGCAGTGAAGGTAGCGCGTGGACACCGAGAAACTACGACCGAAAATATCGTGGCGAAGTGCCACTCTACCAAGCGCTTGCTCAATCACTGAATGTACCGACCGTGGCTTTGGGGATGAAGCTTGGGATTGATCAAGTCTCAGCCACCTTGGGTAAACTCGGTGTGAATCGCGACGAAATTCGCCCTGTACCTTCCATGTTGCTCGGTTCGTTCTCGCTTACGCCGTATCAAGTGGCGCAGATGTACCAAACGCTAACCAATTCCGGCAAAAAAGCCCCACTTTCGGCGCTGCGTTCCGTACTCGATTTGGATGGCAACGTGTTGTATGAGTCGCTACCTAAAGTGTCGCAAGCGGTCGATCAGCAAGCAGCATGGCTCACCACTTACGCGATGAAACAAGGGGTGCAAGAAGGCACTGGACGTTACTTGAATGCGCAATTCAGCAGTGCTGCCTTGGCGGGTAAAACCGGTACGACTAACGATAACCGTGACAGTTGGTTTGTTGGGGTCGATGGCCGTGAAGTGACCACCATTTGGCTTGGCCGTGACGATAACCAACCGACCAAGCTCACCGGTGCTAGTGGGGCATTACGTGTTTATGCGCAGTATTTGAAATATCGCATTCCAGAGAAATTACAGTTACCTTGGCCGGAAGGTATTACCACTTTCGGTTTTGCGAAACAGGCACAAGGTGGTTTAACGCTCGATTGTGATAACGCGTTTAAACTGCCGATCTGGGATAATCAGCAGCAATTGAAACAGCAGTGTGAAAACCGCCCGACCGAATGGCTGAAAAAGCTTTTCCCTTGGTAG